The Triticum dicoccoides isolate Atlit2015 ecotype Zavitan chromosome 6A, WEW_v2.0, whole genome shotgun sequence genome has a window encoding:
- the LOC119318567 gene encoding ATP-dependent zinc metalloprotease FTSH 3, mitochondrial-like, with translation MACPRPSLLPGCEFAGMCLMRCYLTSTLGSRASSANGAGKVRDWRFLLANSQSRRLFSYQSKKNFLKEKKEVLKGDGSNKSESKVDNKTIETTKSTTSM, from the exons ATGGCATGTCCGCGGCCGTCGCTGCTGCCCGGCTGTGAGTTCGCCGGGATGTGTCTCATGCGTTGCTACCTGACGTCTACTCTTGGGAGCCGGGCTTCGTCGGCCAATGGGGCCGGCAAGGTCCGAGACTGGAGATTCCTGCTCGCCAACTCGCAGTCCCGGCGGCTGTTCTCTTACCAGTCGAAAAAGA ATTTcctgaaggagaagaaggaggtccTGAAAGGGGATGGGAGCAACAAGTCTGAATCAAAGG TTGACAATAAGACTATAGAAACCACCAAGAGTACCACCAGCATGTAA